A stretch of Paludisphaera borealis DNA encodes these proteins:
- a CDS encoding methyltransferase, translating into MPEPAPLASLLALQNLILGKWVSQAVSVAAKLGIADLLKDGSRPCDELARAAEVDATALYRLLRALASVGVFTEEADRRFALTPMAELLRSDVRGSLRAVATMTGEEWTWRPWGELHRSVKTGERAFDGIFGMPPFAYLAANPGAAAVFDEAMTGWSVQNSLAVAAAYDFSGIGALMDVGGGHGYLLATILKANPALRGVLFETAEVSEGAKARFAAEGLADRCQVASGDFFAAVPAGADACILKSVIHDWDDSHATTILRNCRQAVGPGGRVLLAEMVVPPGNDPHVAKLLDLEMLIMVGGHERTEVQFRDLLAGAGLRLTRIVPTASPTCVIEAVVD; encoded by the coding sequence ATGCCGGAGCCCGCACCGCTTGCTTCTTTGCTGGCCTTGCAGAACCTGATCCTGGGCAAATGGGTGTCCCAGGCGGTGAGCGTCGCGGCGAAGCTGGGGATCGCCGACTTGCTGAAGGACGGTTCTCGCCCCTGCGACGAGCTGGCCCGCGCGGCCGAGGTCGACGCGACCGCCCTGTACCGCCTGCTCCGCGCCCTGGCCAGCGTGGGGGTGTTCACCGAGGAGGCCGACCGCCGGTTCGCCCTGACGCCGATGGCCGAACTTCTGCGGTCGGACGTCCGGGGCTCGCTCCGGGCGGTGGCGACGATGACGGGCGAAGAGTGGACCTGGCGGCCGTGGGGCGAGCTGCACCGGAGCGTGAAGACCGGCGAGCGGGCGTTCGACGGCATCTTCGGCATGCCCCCGTTCGCCTATCTGGCCGCCAACCCGGGCGCGGCGGCCGTCTTCGATGAAGCCATGACCGGCTGGTCGGTGCAGAACTCATTGGCCGTCGCGGCGGCCTACGACTTCTCGGGGATCGGCGCGCTGATGGACGTCGGCGGCGGCCACGGCTACCTGCTGGCCACCATCCTCAAGGCCAACCCGGCGCTCCGCGGCGTCCTCTTCGAGACGGCGGAAGTCAGCGAGGGCGCGAAGGCCCGGTTCGCCGCCGAGGGGCTCGCCGACCGCTGCCAGGTCGCCTCGGGCGACTTCTTCGCGGCGGTCCCCGCCGGCGCAGACGCCTGCATCCTCAAGAGCGTGATCCACGACTGGGACGACTCTCACGCCACGACCATTCTGCGGAACTGCCGTCAGGCCGTGGGCCCCGGCGGGCGCGTTCTGCTCGCCGAGATGGTCGTCCCCCCCGGCAACGACCCCCACGTCGCCAAGCTGCTCGACCTGGAGATGCTCATCATGGTCGGCGGCCACGAACGCACCGAGGTCCAGTTCCGCGACCTGCTCGCCGGAGCCGGCCTCCGTCTGACCCGGATCGTCCCCACCGCCTCGCCCACTTGCGTGATCGAAGCGGTGGTCGACTAG